The genomic DNA GTCCGAATACAACCGCACGCCACGGAACTTCGACGTGGATGGGCCGCACGTGGTCACCGGCCCGATCTTCGTCGAAGGAGCCCAGCCCGGCGACGTCCTGAAGATCGAGACCCTCGAAGCCACCCCTCGCGTCCCCTACGGCGTGGTCTCCAGCCGGCACGGAAAGGGAGCGCTCGGAGTGACCGCCCAGGGAGAGGCGCCAGCGGGGATCGGACTCGACGAGGTGATGCCGCCTCGCGCGACGGATGGCAGGAACACGAAGAATCCGGCCAAGTACGGCAACGTCTCTACCTTCACCGCCGTCGAAGACGGACATGGTGTGATGCCGTTCGGCAATGCGGCCGTTCGGTTTCCGCTGCGGCCGTTCATGGGGATGATGGGCGTGGCGTACGCGAACGCTCCCGGCCTGACGTCACCGAACGCCAACTCGATACCGCCCACCCTAGGCGGAGGCAACATCGACATCGGGCTGCTGGGGCCAGGTTCGACGTTCTACCTGCCCGTGTTCGCCGACGGCGCGTTGTTCTACGTCGGGGATCCGCACATGGCGATGGGCGACGGTGAAGTCGCGCTCACGGCGATGGAGGGGTCGTTGCGGGGCACGTTCCGGTTGACGGTCTGCAAGAAGGGCAGCGGCGACGCCCCGTCGGTCGCCTACATGTATCCGTTCGCCGAGAACCAGGACTCATGGATCCCGATTGGATTGTCCGATCCCGACGGTGCGGCCAACGGTCAAGGCAGCGATCTGAACGCAGCGATGCGACGCGCGGTCGTCAATGCCTTGAACTTCCTCGAAGACGACCGCGGCATGGACCGCGCCACCGCTTATGCCTATCTCTCCGCCGCCGCGAACTTCACCATCAGCCAGGTGGTGGATAAGACCGTCGGCGTGCACGCACAGATCGCGAAGAGCCACTTCGCCTAGCAGCCGCGTAGGTCAGGCGCTCGGTGCCAGCTCAAAGACGGGGATGACGCGGTCGGTCCGCTTCTCGTATTCGCCGAATCCGGGTGCGAGTTCGACGATGCGCGCATACACGTTGTCCCGGTCCGCCTTCGGCAGTTCTCGGGCGACCATCTGGGTCGGCGGATTGGGTCCGATCTCGACCGTGACGGTGGGGTCGGCGCGCAGATTGAACACCCAGGCGGGGCTGGCGTCGCGGCCGGCTGCCGAGCCGACGATGTAAATAGTGTCGTCGATGTCGAAGTAGCCGATCAGGTTTTCGCGGGGTTCCCCGCTCTTGGCGCCCGTCGAGGTCATGATCAGCAGCGGGAAGCCCTCGAACTGGCCGCTCACCTTCCCGTCGTTGGCGCGGAACTCCGCGATGTTGCGCGTGTTGAACTCACGTTCTGAGGTCATCGGGTCGTCGTCGGACATGGTGTCCATCGTGGCACGTTAGGCCGGTCCTTCGTAGCGCTGCGACCCTGATGTTTGCACGCAGCGGCGAGCGGTCAGACGCAGAACGAGGTCACGGCTCCTAGAGTGGCCCGAGGGCCAGACACGGGAGCAGCGCATGACATCGGCGGGCGAAACGACTCGGTCCACCTCGACGTGGGCGCCGCTGCGGTCGCCGGTCTACCGGGCGCTGTGGATCGCGCAGCTGGTCTCCAACCTCGGCACGTGGATGCAGACCGTCGGGGCGCAGTGGATGCTCGTCGGCGACCCGCGCGCGGCGGTGCTGGTGCCGCTGGTGCAGACCGCGACGACGCTGCCCGTGATGCTGCTGGCGTTGCCCTCGGGGGTGCTGGCCGACCTGATCGACCGGCGTCGACTGCTGATCGCGACGCAGGGGGCGATGGCCGCCGGGGTGGGGCTGCTCGCGACGTTGACCGGTTTCGGGTTGACCACGCCGGCGGTGCTGCTGATGTTGTTGTTCGTCATCGGCTGCGGGCAGGCGCTGACGGCACCGGCGTGGCAGGCGATCCAGCCCGATCTCGTTCCGGCCGAGCAGATTCCGGCCGCAGCGGCGCTGGGCAGCATGAGCATCAACGGCGCCCGGGCGATCGGACCGGCGATCGCCGGCGTGCTGGTGTCGCTGTCGGGCCCGACGCTGGTGTTCGCGCTCAACGCGGTGTCGTTCATCGGGATCGTGTTCGTGCTCGTCTGGTGGCGCCGCCCCCGCGTGGTGAGCGACTACCCGCCAGAGCGGGCGCTGGCGGCGCTGAGTGCGGGTGGGCGGTTCATTCGCAGCTCGCCGATCGTGCGGCGAATTCTGCTGCGGGCGGCTTTGTTCATCGCGCCCGGCAGTGCGATCTGGGGCCTGCTGCCGGTGATCGCGGCGAACAACCTGGGTCTGTCGTCGGCGGGCTACGGACTGCTGCTGGGCGCACTCGGCCTAGGCGCGGTGACCGGGGCGTTCCTGCTGGGACGGCTGCGGGCGCGGTTCGGCCAGAACGTGCTGCTGACCGTCGGCGCTGCGGGCTTCGCGGTCGCCTCCGTGGTGTTGGCCGTGGTGCCGAACGTCGTGGCGGTGTTCCTGGCCTTGGTGGTGGGCGGTGCGTCCTGGTTGATGTCGCTGTCGACGCTGAACGCCTCGATGCAGCTGAGCCTGCCGGCGTGGGTGCGGGCCCGCGGGCTGTCGGTGTACCAGCTGATCTTCATGGGTGGGCAGGCCATCGGTTCGGTGGTGTGGGGCGTGCTCGCCGGGGCGACGTCGAGTTCGACGAGCCTGCTGGTGGCCGCGGCGCTGCTGGTGGTGTGCGGCCTGTCGTCGCTGTGGTGGCCGTTGCACGCGAAGACCAGCGATCTGGACCTGTCGCCGTCCTCGCACTGGCCCGAGCCGTCACTGGTGTTCGAGCCGGAGCCGTTGGACGGGCCGGTCTTGATTTTGACCTCGTATCGGGTTGCGGCTTCGAACGAGGAGGCGTTCCTGTCGGCGATGGCGGTGCTGGGCCGGTCGCGTCAGCGCACCGGGGCGTCGCAGTGGCGGCTGTTCCGCAGCATCGAACACGAATCGACGTTCGTGGAGACGTTCATCGTGCGGTCGTGGGGCGAGCACATGCACCAGCACTACATCCGGCTCACGGGGCAGGACCGGCTCATTGAGGAGGCGGTGGAGCGAGTCGTTGACGGGGAGGCGGTGTCGGAGCACTACTTGGCGGTGCGGGAGGGGCGGTGAGCGGAAAAATTTGCGTCATCGCGCTTTGAACTTGCCGGCCAGAGCCAGCTGGCGCTGGCCGCAGGTTCGAATCCTGCCGGCGGCACACACATTCACCCAGTTCAGACACCATTTTTCAGCCGAGTCTCATGGTGCATGCCCCCTACGTACTTTTGCGAAGGCTCCAATCACTCCTGCATAGCCGCTGAGTCGCTGTCGGCAATGGGTTCTCGGACCGTTCGCCGAAGTTAGGGTGGGTGCCGCACTAACGACGTCAACGCAACCTTGCGGGGGTAGCACAACATCATGAGCGACCGAGACCTTCCTTCGCACGCCGTGGCAAGCATGGGGCTGCGCGCGCCGCGTGTCGTTCTCGTCGTTCCCGCAACCGACAACTGGCATCTCGCGGCCATGAATGGAATGCACGTCCTGTCAACAACATGGGGCGGTGCAGGATTCGTCGTCTACCCGGCCGCGACCCAAGACGTTCATCCCGCGCTGTTGGCTGCTTTCAGGGAGTACGACCCCGACGCCGTGCTCGTTCCGCCGGGAAGTTGGCCAATGTCGCAGGCGGATCGAACAGCGATTATGGCTGCGCAAATCGCCATCTCGGCCCAGTGCTCGAATTTTCGGTCACCGATCGCCAACGAGCAGTCCGTCGCGTCGCCCAGCCCGTCGGACCTTTGGGAAATTCTCTTCGAGCACGGTAAACCCGGCTCTGGCCGCCCCACCGCTCTTGATGACGCAATGAACCCTCGCCCACCCGGTATAACGATCGGCGTCAACCCCGCAGTCGTCAGCTCCATCGGACTCGCCGCTGCCTCACGTTGGGGACTGCCCGAGCCACCGACTCCGGGCTCGCGGGATGTCGACCCAGCAATTCTGCGAAGGGCCGTCCGGCGTCTAGCGTCTTCGACCTTTGACCCTACGAACCTGACTGGCATCACGAATCGCGACAATTTCGAAGGGACTTATGCCACAGACCTCGCGCTTACCCTCTGTGGGCTTGAAGGCGCACAGGGGTGGGGGCCGGGTCGTGCAGATGCAGTCGTGGTGTGGGGTGATGAACCCGACGACTTCGCGCTCGCAATGGCCTGGGATCGAACGTACGGAATGGGTGTATGGCTGCCAGACGAATGGTGGACGGACAACACAATACGGAGTGACATCTTGCGGGGCATCGACACTCTGGCAGCTGACGCCTATCCCAGATTTCGCAGAGTTCTATTCACATCTACATCACTCAATCGTGAAGAGTTGACAGCACGAGTTGAGGAGTGTCGCAATTCATTACAAGAATCACTCAAGCAGGATGTCGTACCACCGCCAGATCAATCCGTCGTTCTTCCGGCAGAGTCGCTGCCGTTTTCGCGTTACTTCAAAACCCACTATGTTCTCGCGGAGAATCTCGCCCATGAGTGGTCGACGACGGTCTATGAAGATTCCGGCACGATTGCGTTCGCGATGCTACCTAGAGTTCCCCTCATCGGCGTAAGGGGATTGGAGCCGTTAGAGAAAAGTGCAAGCTGGTTCGTCGATGTCACAGTGCGCGATCACGATATTCCAGTCACGACCGCGATTCCCGAGCCAAATCTGTTGGCAAATGGCGAAGACTCACAACCAACGCGAGTTCGCGCAAGCCGAAACGGAATCTCCTACGGGGCGTACAGGTCGGACGTAATACCCGTCGGCGCAACCGTCTCACAATCGCTCACGCGCCCACTTCTCCGCTACCCATCGCTACTCGAATGGGCAAGCGCGCGGGCGCAGACCAACGGATTGACTGTGAAGCCATCGGTTGCAGGGACACAAGCAACAGTGATCGCGAAGATGATGGGTGGCAGACAAGCGCTGACCGAACTCATCGCAAGCGACCTTCTCCCGGCGCTAAAAGCATTCCAGGCCAAGGGCGCCACAAGGGACGCCTACCCCGACCAAGCAGGCTGCGTGCTCGACAGCGCTCGCGAAGAGGGCTACCTCCATTTCGAGGGATTGTGCCTCCGAACGCGCAACTCGTCGAGCGAGAGTCAGCAGGCCGGCCCCGCCCAGCAAAGCGTTCCCCCTAACGCGAGTTCACGCGACCAGATCGACCGACTCCTGCGATGGGGAGTCCTGAGACGAGGGTTGATCCTTCGATGCCCATTCTGTAATCACCTGGCTTTCACCAACATCGAAGACCTCGGGAACACGATCCGCTGCCCCAGATGCACTGACGACTACCCCCTCGAACGCGAGCGCTGGCGTTCACCAGTGAGCGAGCCAAGATGGTTTTACGATTTACACCCAACCGCCCGTGCGCTTCTCAAGGGCAATGGCGATGTTCCACTACTCCTTTCGGCGCATCTGCGGACTTCTTCTCGGCGCGCCTTCACCGACGCGCCAGAGTTCGAGTTACAGCGAGCCGATGGAAGCTCAGAAGTCGAAACGGACCTTCTAGCACTGGTGGACCGCCAACTCGTCATTGCCGAAGCCAAGTCAAACGGCACTTTCGGGAGCGACAGAAACGCAGCCGCTACGAAACGAGTGCGGGCGGCACGCCTCTTCCAAGCCGATCAGATCATTCTCGCAACGACTACCGACGTCTGGGAAGCTCAGTCGATATCCGCGATGAGATCAGCGATCGCTGATGAAAGCTGGCCAGCGCGGCCGCCTACGTTGCGAATCGTCACTCGGCTCGGCGGCAGTGAAGTCATCGACGCACTTGAGCAGACTTAGCGCGATACACACGGCGGACCGAAGATTCCCAGAACCGTGCTGACCGAAATGAGCAGTTTCGGCCGATAGTTTCCGCGGGTGGCGGCACGGGGGTTGCCCCACCACCGTGCGCGGTCCGCGTCTAGCCATACCTGCGGCCGTGAACCGCTACCAGAATCCGAGACCAGATACCCAGGTCCAAACCTTCACCCCAAGCGATTGCACTGTCGCATTCGTCGTCAACAGGGTGACTACCGCGACTGTCGACGAGAGGACGGACACTTTCAACGCTGTACGCGATACCCGCATGCTTTGCATAGACGACGACAGCGACGCCGTCGCCGTCAAGATGCCTCGATACTGAGCGTCATCGTCCATCAACTGCTTCATCGTCTCGGCCTGCTCCGCGGCCAACTCGTCGCTCATTTCAACTGCCGGTACGGTCGTTTGGCCGCCTCGAAGCGCGTCAAGCGTCTGAACCCACGGCGTTGCTCGACGTGTGAACTGAGCGTCACCGTCTTCCAGCCACTTGGCGTCGTTGAATACCTTGATGTCTCTTCCGATGCTGTTGATGTTGAAACTGAGCGTCAGTAGGTCGCCTCGCAGCCGTTCAAGTTGCTTCATCGAGTAGCGTCCGTGTTCGCTTCGAGCGCCGTCACGCATGGTCGCGTACAGCCGGTGGTAGACGCGCAGCATCTCGGAGATTGATAGTCGAAGCAAGCTGTTCTGTAGACCTTCTCGCACGTAATTGACTATGGGCCAGTTATCCCACCGGTCAATCTCGCCGTACGTTGCAAAATGATGCTTGCCTCGGTCGAGGATCGACTGACGCTGGCCCCACAGTGCCCAAGTACGACGCGTGTCGATGTAGTGGACTGTAAAAGGTTCTACCCGTTCGAGATTGAGCCCAGGAAGGTCGTCCGACGTTTGCGTGAACGTATTCTCCGAGAGCCCCAGCGCACCGTAGACGCGGTCATCCCTCGCGCTTAGATTCTGTGCGATCGTGGCTTCACGCAATGTAAATAGCATTAGGTCGACGAGGGGCTGCGGCTCGCCATTCGCAGCGAAGAAACCTGGGCAGGTAGTTTTCAGCCAAGACCTGGCGATGTCATGCATCGATTGGCGCGCCTGCTGTGTGCGTCTGTTGGCCATAGCCTGCGCGGTGTACGCCAGCGGCCATTCGCCCCGACCGTGGACGAATTCCGGCTCGTAGTCCTGCTGCCATACAGAATCAACTTGACGCGCGCCATCCTCAGTCACGTAGAAAGTGGCTACGACTGCTGTGATAGATTCGCCTACCTGCACAGCGTTGAGCGCTACAGCATCGAATGTCCTAGGCAACTTGTATTTTCGTGCATCAGGAATCTTCGAATGGCTCTCCATTCCGACGAACGTTCCCAGCGTCCACCACACCCAATCAGCCCCCGACCGCGCATCTGCCACGATGTCGAAGTCCGCCTGAGTGGTGCCGTGGGGGCCACCGTGCCAGTTATGGCGCTTGATCATTCGTTTGAGTTCTTCGGATGCGCTCGGTGGAAAGAACTCGACGGCGAAAAGACCAGGAATGCGAACATGTTCGCCGACTGGAATCTGAAAACCGTTGATGGCGTCCCACGTTGGGTCGGACGAGCCAAGTTTCCCCATGTGGACGCGGTGATTCTTGCGACCGATGGAGTAGGCCATTCCTCGGTCGAGCGCATTCGTCACTCTGAGCGGTGCTCGATGCCCCAGCCGGGACTGTCGAACACGTTGAAGGATTCGGAAACCGAGAGATTTATCGTTACTTTGCAAGGTAGTTCACAGTCCGCACCCCGGGTATGTCTCCGCAGAGACTCGACACCCAGGCGTTAGATTCAAGGTTCAATTCCGGCGGTCTAAGCACATGTATTCTCGGAAGTGAAAGCGAAAAATATGTTGTCCCGCAATTCATTTGATTCAGATACGTACGCGAAACTCTGGGGCGGGATACCGGAAGGAAGCAAGTCGCCAATACTAAGAGGCGCAACCAGACGAATGGCACTTAGTATTTGGATACCCGAACCCACCGCACTGCCTCCGTAGTATCGGTCGAAGTCAATTCGATCGATACAGCCCACTCTACGAAACCTCCGCCACAGGGCGCTCGGCTCGGCGGTAACGCTCGGACCCGCAGCGAAGCATCCGACGATCCTCTGAACGGGAGCCGTGGCATACACCCAGACCAGCGACACGTCATCGGCAAGCGGTCGCTTGCGGAACTCGACTTTCTTGCGGCCATCCATAATCGCCTCCGCATACTGCGGATGCACTGACATCACTATCTGGCGGCCAGCTGACGGTGAATCCATTGTTTACCAGCCTCTCCCACTTGTTGAACGGCCTGCGGTGGCACGTTTAGCACGCTACTGAATTGGAGTTCCGGGAGGGTCCACGGGTCGTCTAGGACCCAGTCGCGACGGAACATGATGACCAGAACTTGTCGTGAGTGACTCGCGAGCCTTTCGACGTCATCGGCGCTGTAGACGGTCCTGCCACCAACCATGTTCGTGACATCTTCTGCTGATCCAGTCCGAAGCGTCTCTTCGACAACCCCAATGACTTCTACGGTCTTGAAGCCTGATCGGTAGAAAAGGATGATATCCCCCGGCTCCAGCCTGTTTGTACTTGCGTTGCACAGGTACGCCTTTCGCAATACGTTGCCCCACGGGCGTATCTGCTCGCCTGCAAAATCGGGAAAAGCGAGCTGTCCTTTCTCGACCGCTGACGACATCGCACACTCCGGGAAGA from Mycolicibacterium arabiense includes the following:
- a CDS encoding acetamidase/formamidase family protein, which codes for MSQPLAEHAAETLARGIGRRGFAQAVAGVVGLGIAGTAAACSSPGGGGSSATPSGTPTPGGGAILQPGTGDRPGDHYLSSEPDQVLWGYVPTVESQSVLRMDSGQTVTIDALSHEGILEDQGRNPREYFGSHGVAESDVLQDAVDIASEYNRTPRNFDVDGPHVVTGPIFVEGAQPGDVLKIETLEATPRVPYGVVSSRHGKGALGVTAQGEAPAGIGLDEVMPPRATDGRNTKNPAKYGNVSTFTAVEDGHGVMPFGNAAVRFPLRPFMGMMGVAYANAPGLTSPNANSIPPTLGGGNIDIGLLGPGSTFYLPVFADGALFYVGDPHMAMGDGEVALTAMEGSLRGTFRLTVCKKGSGDAPSVAYMYPFAENQDSWIPIGLSDPDGAANGQGSDLNAAMRRAVVNALNFLEDDRGMDRATAYAYLSAAANFTISQVVDKTVGVHAQIAKSHFA
- a CDS encoding nitroreductase/quinone reductase family protein, whose translation is MSDDDPMTSEREFNTRNIAEFRANDGKVSGQFEGFPLLIMTSTGAKSGEPRENLIGYFDIDDTIYIVGSAAGRDASPAWVFNLRADPTVTVEIGPNPPTQMVARELPKADRDNVYARIVELAPGFGEYEKRTDRVIPVFELAPSA
- a CDS encoding MFS transporter — translated: MTSAGETTRSTSTWAPLRSPVYRALWIAQLVSNLGTWMQTVGAQWMLVGDPRAAVLVPLVQTATTLPVMLLALPSGVLADLIDRRRLLIATQGAMAAGVGLLATLTGFGLTTPAVLLMLLFVIGCGQALTAPAWQAIQPDLVPAEQIPAAAALGSMSINGARAIGPAIAGVLVSLSGPTLVFALNAVSFIGIVFVLVWWRRPRVVSDYPPERALAALSAGGRFIRSSPIVRRILLRAALFIAPGSAIWGLLPVIAANNLGLSSAGYGLLLGALGLGAVTGAFLLGRLRARFGQNVLLTVGAAGFAVASVVLAVVPNVVAVFLALVVGGASWLMSLSTLNASMQLSLPAWVRARGLSVYQLIFMGGQAIGSVVWGVLAGATSSSTSLLVAAALLVVCGLSSLWWPLHAKTSDLDLSPSSHWPEPSLVFEPEPLDGPVLILTSYRVAASNEEAFLSAMAVLGRSRQRTGASQWRLFRSIEHESTFVETFIVRSWGEHMHQHYIRLTGQDRLIEEAVERVVDGEAVSEHYLAVREGR